Within uncultured Roseibium sp., the genomic segment CCCTGGACCGCAACGCTCTTCTCCTTGAGGGTTGACGCATCGGTTGCCGAACTGTCCTTCTTGGAAAGGATCTTGCGGATCTGCCTTTGGGCAATCCCGCGCGGGTCGGGCATGAACGCCAGGCGATTCAGACGGTCGTCCTCAAGCAGCGGACCGTAGCGGAGAAAGGAAATCTTCGCGAAGGCGGTAACCACTTCGCCGTAGCGGCTCGCAAACGCCGCCTTGGTCTCGGCCGTCGTTTGTTTGCAGACCCCATCGATGGCAGGCGCCAAGTCGTCGGCCGCATGGGCAAACCCTTCCGCAGCCGGGCGGATATAGCCCTCGATACTTTTCTCGATATTGACGGAAAAGTCCTGCGCCGCCGCCGGTCCGGCCATGATGCACATACAGACGGCGAAGATCGGTAAACGCATCAAAGCGACTCCAGAAAACGAATGAGGGCTGTCCGGTCGTCCGGATCAAGCTCGACGACCTGATCGCGCGCAGGCTGTGCCTCGCCTCCATGCCATAACACGGCTTCGAGCAAATTGCGCGCCCGCCCGTCATGCAGGAAACGGGTGTGATCGTTGACGGTTTTCGTCAGGCCGATCCCCCACAGGGGCGGTGTCCGCCATTCGCTGCCCGAGGCATCGCCGACGGGACGATGGTCGGAAAGACCTTCGCCCATGTCATGCAGCAGCATGTCGGAATAGGGCCAGATCAGCTGGAACCGGTGCGCCTTGTTCTCCGCCTTTCGGCTGGTGACGAATTTCGGATTGTGGCACGAGATGCAGCCGATCTCGTGAAACAGCTCCTTGCCGCGCAAGACAACCGGGTCGTCGAAGTCCCGCCGGGCCGGAACTGCAAGATTTTCCGAATAGAAGGTCACCAGGTCGAGGACCGGATCGGGCGCTTCGGTATCGCCGAGTTTCGCCTGCACACCGGTCGGCATCTTCCGACAGGCCGTCTGCGCTTCGGTGCAGTCCCCGTAAGGGTCGGGCCGGTCCGGCGTGCTGATCCCGATATCGCCGGAAAAGGCATCTCCCGCCTGCGCCCGTACGGTCGGGTTGGAGGCCTTCCAGCCGAAGCGGCCAATCGTCATCTCACCGGTCCGGTGGTCCCGTACCCGGCTGACCTTGCCGGAAATACCGTCGCCGTCTTCATCGTCCGGATCGGCCAGGGCTTCGATGTCGCCCGGATGGATTGCCTGCAGCAGGCCCATCCCGATCATCGGCGGGGCCACGCGCGGCGAAATCATCGTGTCCGGATGCATCGGACCGAAGCCGAGATCGCGGACCTTGTAGGTCGGCTTTTGCAGAACGGCCACTTCGCCGCCATTGAGCGGCACCTCGATCTCTTCCAGTTCGATATCGAACCGGCCTTCGCCGGGCAGTCCTGTCACCGCAAAGGTCTGGAACTGGCCGCCATAGGTCGGCTCCGGAATCCGCAGTTCAGCCTTCGAGGCAAGAGCTGCTTCCTGTTCGGCATTTTGCGGAGGGATCGACAGGCGCAGAAAGAGCGAGACGGCATCCTCCCCGTCGCGCGGCGGGCGGCCGCGGCCGTCTTTCAGGTGGCAGCCCTGGCAGGACCGGGCGTTATACAGCGGCCCGAGACCGTCCGAGGCCTGCGTCGAAGACGGAGAAGAGGTCCACATCTTCTTGAACAGGCCGTTGCCGACCTTGAAGGTCTGCTCTTCCTCGAACGTGATGTTCGCGGATGAGTGAGAAAAGGCGTCCCGGTTGATCAGTTTGGTCGAGGTGGCCGCTCCGCCGGACATCGGCTCGAACATTTCCGGTTTGGAAAAATCCGTTGCCGGGTGAACGACACGCGAAACGCGCTCGCGGTCCTTGGGAGTCAGGTCGTCGCGATGAACTAAGACATCCTTCGCATTCGCCGAGCCGATAGTCGCACCAAGGGCGAATACGGCGGCGAGGAAGGGTGCACACCATTTATTCGAGGTCATTTTTCGAGGCCAATCTATTCGCGTCACTTTCCGGCACCGTGCGCCCCAATCTACACGGTGCCTCTTAAAAATCGGCGGGACATAATGCCCCGCCGATCGTCATATCTTACTGGAACACAGCGTTCGGATTGTCGAGGCTATCGGACCCTTCGAAGGCGATTTCTTCAAGATCCAGAGCCTTGACGACCCGCTCGATCGACTTCGTCTGGTCGACCAGCGCATCGACGGCAGCCTGGACAACGGCATTGCCCTCATCATTGCCTTCGCCGATCATCTGGTCATAGGCTTCCCCACCCTCGGCACGCGCCTTCATGGCTTCGAAAGCAGCCAGAGACGCGTCGAGCTTGGCCTTCATTTCCTCAGCCAGCGCCGGATCCTTGGCGGCAACCATTTCGGCAAGCGAAGCGCCGGAGACATCGTTCTTGCCGTCGAAGCTCTTGTAGGTACCGAAATAGACGTTCCGGATGCCGACGACATCGTTGTAGTGCGACATGTGGGTGTTGTCGGAGAAGCAGTCATGCTCTTCTTCCGGATCGTGCAGCATCAGGCCGAGCTTGATGCGCTCTCCGGCCAGTTCGCCGTAGGAGAGCGACCCCATGCCGGTCAGGATGGTTGCCAGACCGCCGGCTTCGCCCTTACCGGACAGGTCCGCGCGGGCTGCACCGTCCGGTGCCCATGCTGCAACCATTTCTTCCAGATCGGTAATCAGAAGAGCCGTAGCCGCCTTCAGGTACTGGATCCGGCGCTCGCAGTTGCCGCCGGTGCAGTTTGCCGGATCGAAATCGGTCGCCGGACGATTGCCCGCGCCCGCATCGGTGCCGTTCAAATCCTGACCCCAGAGCAGGAATTCGATCGCATGGTAGCCGGTGGCCACATTGGCTTCGACTTCACCGGCTTCCTGGAGCTGGTCGGCCAGCAGCGCCGGCGTGATCTCGGTCGCGTCGATGGTCTCCCCGCCGACTTTCAGGGTCGGGTTGGCGATCACGTTGGCGACATAGAATGCGTTTTCTTCAGAACTGTCGCCATAGGAGACGTCCACGTAGTCGATCAGACCCTCATCGAGCGGCCAGGCATTCACCTTGCCTTCCCAATCGTCGACGAGTGCGTTGCCGAACCGATAGGCTTCGGTCTGCTGGTAAGGATTGCGCGCCTTGATCCATGCGGTCCGGGCTGCGGCAAGCGTCTCGTCGCTCGGGTTTGCGATCAGGGCATCGACTGCGGCCTGCAGGTCTTTCGCCGATGCCAGGGAATCGCTGTAGGCGGCTTCGGCGACATCGCCGTAAGTCTTCAGGACATCCTCAGGCGTGGCGGCCAGCGCCGGCAACGTAATGAAGGCGGCCGCAGCCATCAGGCCGTACTTCAGAGATTTCATCAGGTGTTTCCTCTCGGTTTTCAACAACGGTGGATCGGTTCAAGGTTTCGCCCCCGGCCGGCGCGCACTCCATCAGTGCATTCTGCCAGGGCTCAACCGTTTCAAGGGGCATTCCTCAAGCGGCAGACGCGACAGTTCCACAGGCTTGAGCACAAGACCGCAGTCTTTCAGGGCGGCCGCGAATTCGCCGGCGGCAAACAGCGTTTCCCCGACACCCTCCTCAAGAACGAGGGCGGACCCAACGGCTTCAAGCACTGCGCAGTCGTGTGTCTGCGCCCCGGCGACAAGCGAGGCGATCAGGCACTCATCCTGGCACAGCCTTGGGCAGTCGTATGGAAACAGACACAAGGACCGCTTTCCATGGGTCTTGAGCGCCCTGGCATAATGGGCAAGCTCGGAACTCGGCTTTCTGGCATGTCCCGTGCCGAGCTCGACCGCATAGAGCTTCCACGCCATTTCCCAGCAGCCAACATCTCCGGTCGCATATCCGGCCATCAAACGGCGCACGCCTTCCACGACAAGCCTTTCGGCTTTTCTGGACATATCGATGGACGTGGGCGTTCCGGGCATTCCGGCGTTCCTGGTACAATGGCGATTGGTCGATAGCGGCAGGAATCAATTTATGAGGATAAAAGTCAAGTATAAAAATAAATAAAATCAATAGTTTAGAATAATTCAAAACTGGAGGATCGGGTGCAGGTTTTAATTTTGTCCAAGTTTTTCCAAGATGTGAAGAAAAGATCAAGTGTTTGATGATACGAGAGGATTGTTGTCAGATGGTCGAGCCATTAGGTTGATATCGAAGAACAGGTCCGGACTTCACGCATGCTGAAATCATTCAAGCAGTTCATTCGCGAAATCACTCTGGGTGACAGCGGCAAGAAAACCTTTGCCGAGGACGACCACCGGCTCGCGGCAGCTGCGCTGCTATTTCACCTCACCGATGTTGACGGCGTCATCGAGGACAGCGAGATCCGGAAGTTGCGGGAAATCCTTCAGAACCACTATCAGCTGACCGACGAGGAGACGAAGGAACTCATCGACATCGCGAAGGTGCGCGACAGCGAAGCCGTCGACCTTTATGGCTTTACCTCCGTGTTGAAGCGAAGGACGGACGAGGCGGAACGCCTCGCGATCGTCGAGATGATGTGGGAGGTCGTCTATGCGGACGGCCATGTCCATGAATTCGAGGACAACACCATCTGGCGTGTCGCCGAACTGCTGGGCATTTCAACCCGCGACCGGATGACCCTGCGGCGAAAAGTGGCCAAATCCGCCCCGGAGCCAGAAGACGACTGACGGGCCTTTGGGGATATTGCACCGCAAAAGGGCTCGACCGCGTGCGCGAAGTGTACCATATTCAGATCCATGAGATTGGAAACCTTCGCTGACTCATCCCGTCCCAAAATCCTGATCATCCTGCATCAGGAGCACTCGTCACCCGGCCGCGTCGGCCAGGAACTGATCAGGCGCGGATTTGCGCTCGACATCCGCAAACCGCGCTTTGGCGACACGCTTCCCGACACCATGGCCGGTCATGCCGGAGCCGTGATTTTCGGCGGCCCGATGAGCGCCAACGACCCCGATGCTTTTGTCACCAGGGAAATCGACTGGATCAAGGTACCCCTGCGCGAGAACGCGCCGTTCCTGGGGATCTGCCTCGGCGCCCAGATGATGGTCAAACAGCTCGGCGGCACCGTTGCGGGTCATCGCGACGGACTGGTCGAGATCGGCTACTATCCGTTGCGCCCGACCGCAACAGGCAAGGCGCTGATGGATGACTGGCCGACAAAAGCCTATCAGTGGCACAGTGAAGGCTTCGACAAGCCTGCGGGCTGCGAACTTCTGGCCACCAACCCCACCTATCCGAACCAGGCGATCCGCTATGGCAGCAATGCCTATGGCATCCAGTTCCATCCCGAGCTGACCCATTCGATGCTGGTTCGCTGGACGACCCGCGGCGCACCGCGCATGGTCCTTCCGGGTGCCCAGCAGCGCCGGGACCATTTTGCCGGCCGTTATGTCTATGACCAGGCGGTCCGCCGCTGGCTCGACCGCTTCCTCGACCTTTGGATCGGACGGGCGGACGGAGCGGACAGATCCCCCATTCAAGCGGCCGCCGAATAGCGTTTGGCGTTTCCGGCGAAACCGAATCGCGTTAAAATCTTTTCCGGTTTCGTCCGAACCTCCCCCCTCCATCCGGGAAAGCATTAGGCATGCGGGACGGCTTCGTCTTTGAACCGGCTCAACGGATATCCGGCATAAGGAGGGGTTGCGGACTGTATCCGTGGCAGGAGGTTCGCCCATGAGGCTCTCAGCACCCGTTTATGTCTTGAAACGCAAGGCGCGGCTTTTGTCGCGCGATGCGAAAATCCCTCTGCATGCAGCGCTTGACCGGATTGCGGCAAGTGAAGGCGTCGAAAGCTGGAGCCTGCTGTCCGCACGGCTTGCAGCCGCATCTCCGGCAGCAAAACTCTATCCGAAGCTGTCCCCGGGCGACCTTGTGCTCATCGGCGCCCGTCCCGGTCAGGGCAAAACACTGCTAAGCCTGGAACTCGCCGTGGAGGCGATGAAGCAAGGAAACAGAACTACCTTTTTCACCCTGGAATACACCCAGATCCATGTCCTGGACCGGTTCCGGGCGATCGGCGTGGACCCCAATCGGTTCGAGAGCCTGTTCGACCTCGACATGTCCGATGCCATCAGCGCCGACCACATCATCGACCGGATGGCCGGCGCACCATCCGGCAACCTTGCGATCGTGGATTATCTTCAGCTGCTCGATCAGAAGCGGGAGCACCCGGATCTGATGCGGCAGGTGCGCGCATTAAAGGCTTTCGCGGAAAAGAGCGGAACGATCTTTGTAGCGATCTCGCAGATCGACCGTAGCTACGAGTTGTCTGCCAGAACCTGTCCGGATCTCGAAGACGTCCGCTTGCCCAATCCCCTGGACCTGTCCCTCTTCACCAAGACCTGCTTCCTGCACGAAGGCGAAGTGAATTTTCGAACCGCAGGCTGATCTTTCAACGCATGCGAAACCGGCCGCCACAGGGGTGCGGCGGCCGGGATTAAAGCAAGCCGGATCAGTCCGAATAGACGACCAGAAGATCCTTGGCGTCGATCTGCGCGCCTGGCGACACCAGAACCTCGCTGATGGTCCCGTCGCGCTCCGCATGGAGGGCCGTTTCCATTTTCATGGCCTCGATCGACAGGAGAACATCACCCGCGGATACGGTCTGCCCCGATTTGACGGTCACCGAAGAAATGACGCCGGGCATCGGTGCGCCGACATGGGCCTCGTTTCCGGCCTCTGCCTTGCGCATGGCAGCAGATCCCGCCGCTCCGTGCACCCGGTCCGGGACCTTGATGATACGGGGCTGGCCATTGAGCTCGAAGAAGACCTTCTGTTCGCCCTTCTCGTCCGTCTCGCCGAACGTCTGACAGCGCACGACCATAGTCTTGCCCGGTTCCAGATCGACCAGGATCTCGTCGCCGGCTTCGAGACCGTAGAAATAGACCGGCGTCGGCAGGACGGAAGTCGGGCCGTATTGCTGTTGCGCCTTTTCGAAGTCGGTGAAGACCTTCGGATACATGAGATAGGCGGCAAGATCCGCGTCATCCATGTCCCGGCCGGTCGCTTCCGCCGCCTTCGCCCGTTCCGCGTCCAGATCCGCCTGCTCAAGCAGAGAGCCCGGACGCACGGTGATCGGCGTTTCGCCTTTCAGCACCTTGTCCTGGATCTTCTTCGGCCAGCCTCCGGGCGGCTGGCCCAGATCGCCGTGCAGCATCTTCACCGCCGAATCCGGGAAGGCCACATCCTTGTCCGGGTCCTCGACGTCGGCCACCGTCAGTCCCTGGCTGACCATCATTAGCGCCATGTCGCCGACGACCTTGGACGACGGCGTCACCTTGACGATGTCGCCGAACATCATGTTCGCGTCCGCATAGGCCTGGGCGACCTCGTGCCAGCGGGTTTCCAGGCCAAGCGAGCGCGCCTGTTCCTTCAGGTTGGTGAACTGGCCGCCCGGCATTTCATGCAGGTAAACCTCAGACGCACCGGAGCGCAGGTCGCTTTCGAACCCGCGATACTGGGTGCGCACGGCTTCCCAGTAGAAGGAGATCTCGCGGATAGTCTGCGGGTCCAGACCCGTATCCCTCTCACCGCCGCGCAGCGCCTCCACGATCGACCCAAGGCACGGCTGCGAGGTCAGACCGGACAACGCGTCCATCGCCGCATCCACCGCATCGACGCCGGCCTCGACAGCGGCAAGAACGCTCGCGGCCGCTATCCCGGACGTGTCATGGGTATGGAAGTGGATTGGTAGGCTGGTTTCTTCCTTGAGCGCCTTCACCAGGATTCGCGCCGCTTCCGGCTTCAGAAGCCCGGCCATGTCCTTGAGGCCGAGGATATGCGCACCGGCTGCCTCCAGCTCCTTGGCGAGGCCGACATAATACTTCAGATCGTATTTCGGCCGGGCGCTGTCGAGCATGTCGCCGGTGTAACAGAGCACCCCCTCGCAGAGCTTGTTGGCTTCGACGACCGCATCCATGGAAACGCGCATGTTCTCCACCCAGTTCAGGCAGTCGAACACGCGGAAGAGATCCACACCGTTTTCCGCCGCCTGGGCGACGAAGAACTTCACCACATTGTCCGGGTAGTTGGTGTAGCCGACGCCGTTTGAGCCACGCAGAAGCATCTGAAGCAGGATGTTCGGCGCCTTTTCCCGGATCAGCCGCAACCGCTCCCACGGGCTTTCGGTGAGGAAGCGCATGGCGACGTCGAAGGTCGCCCCGCCCCAGCATTCCAGCGAAAACAGCTGCGGCAGGCCGGAAGCATAGGCGTCGGCGATCCGCACGATGTCATGGGTGCGCATGCGGGTCGCAAGCAGGGACTGGTGGCCATCGCGCATGGTGGTGTCCGTCACCAGCGTGCGGGTCTCAGCCTTCATCCAGTCGGCGAAGCCCTTGGGGCCGAGCCGGTCGAGAAGTTGTCGGGTCCCCTCCGGCTTGTCGTCGCCATAGACCGGCACGACCGGCAGAGCCGCGTCCTTCGGCGGCCGGGCGCGAGAGCGGGTTTCGGGATGACCGTTCACCGAGACATCGGCGATATAGGTCAGAAGCTTGGTCGCCCGGTCCTTGCGCCGGGTCTGTTCGAACAGCGCCGGCGTGTCGTCGATGAACCGGGTCGTGTAGGTATTCGACCGGAAATCCGGGTGATCGATGATGTTTTCCAGAAACACCAGGTTGGTTGCGACGCCGCGGATGCGGAATTCGCGCAAGGCCCGGTCCATGCGCTTGCAGGCTTCTTCCGCCGTTGGCGCCCAGGCCGTCACCTTTTCCAGAAGCGGATCGTAGAAACGGGTAATCACCGCCCCGGAATAGGCCGTGCCGCCGTCCAGCCGGATGCCGAACCCGGTTGCACCCCGATAGGCGGTGATGCGTCCGTAATCTGGAATGAAGTTCTGGTCCGGATCTTCCGTCGTGATCCGGCACTGCAGCGCATGGCCGTTCAAACGGATGTTTTCCTGGGCCGGCACGCCGCTTTCCGGCGTTCCGATCTTCGCCCCGCCTGCGATCTGGATCTGGGCCTTGACGATGTCGATGCCGGTGACTTCCTCCGTAACCGTATGTTCCACCTGAACCCGTGGATTGACCTCGATGAAGTAGACGGCCCCGGTATCCGCATCCATCAGGAACTCGATGGTCCCCGCACCCCGGTAATTGACTTGCCCACCGATCTTCAGGCCGTAGCCGCAAAGCTCCTGGCGTTTCGCCTCGTCCAGGTAAGGTGCCGGAGCGCGCTCCACGACCTTCTGGTGCCGGCGCTGGATGGAACAGTCGCGCTCGAACAGATGCACCAGGCCGCCCTGACCGTCGCCGAGGATCTGCACCTCCACGTGGCGGGCCCGCTGAACCAGCTTTTCCAGGTAGATCTCGTCCTTGCCGAAGGCCGCGCGGGCTTCGCGTTTCGCAGCCACCACATCACGCATCAGCGTGGCTTCATCCGGAATGACGCGCATGCCGCGGCCGCCGCCGCCCCAGGAGGCCTTCAGCATCACCGGATAGCCAATTTCGGCCGCAAGCTGTTTTACTTCTTCCATGTCGTCGGGAAGCGGATCGGTCGCGGGCATGACCGGAACGCCGGCCTCGATCGCCAGGTTGCGTGCGGCCACCTTGTTGCCCAGGCTGCGCATGGTTTCCGGCTTCGGGCCGATGAAGATGATGCCCGCCGCCTCGCAGGCTTCGGCGAATTCCGGGCTTTCAGACAGAAACCCGTAGCCCGGATGGATCGCGTCGACCTTCGCGGTTTTGGCAACGCGGATAATCTCGTCTATGGCCAGATAAGCCTCAATGGGGCCCAGACCCTGACCGACCTGGTAGGCCTCGTCCGCCTTGAAGCGGTGAAGGGCCAGCTTGTCCTGTTCGGCGAAGATCGCCACGGTCTTCAGACCGAGTTCGTTTGCGGCCCGGAATACGCGGATCGCGATTTCGGAGCGGTTTGCGACGAGAATTTTACCAATTGCCAAAAACAGTCCTCCCACGGCGGCTTACATTGCAGTGCGGCAAAGTGCCTAAACTGTTTTTTACTGCGATTTTTATCGATTTAGAAGGGCACATCCCGCCGCGCCTGGTACCGCAATGCGATAAGCAGCACAGAAGATGTTTAGAGTCAGGGCCTTACCCGATAATCCCGTGCCGGAAGGCGAGTGCGACCGCATGAGGACGGTTGGCCGCGCCGAGCTTGCGTGACGCTTCTTTCAGGTACCAGTCGACAGTATGACGCGAAATGCCGAGCCTGTCGGCAATCCCGCCGCTGGTCAGCCCCGCCGCAGACCACTTCAAACACTCTGCTTCCCGTGCGGTGAGACCGAATTCGGCACTGCTTTGCGGCATTTCCGGTTTCGCCAGATCCATGACATGAGAATAGGCGCACATGCCGGCCAGGTGCAGCGCCCGCAGATCGTCCGGGGTCAGGTCCGCTCTTTCTCCGCCGAACATCAGGGACCCGATCAGCCCCTGCGGACCGTGTATCGGCATTAGAACGCCGTCATTCATTTTGAAGGTGCGCGCCTCGTCCAGGATCCGAAGGCCCTCGGGGGTCACATCCTCGTCGTTGCGGGTATCGGCCCAGAGAAACGGTTCGACCCTTCGCGTTGCACGCGCGATCACCGGATCATGCCGGATATAGTTTTTCCGCAGATACCGGCTCTCCCATTCCGGATCCCAGCCCGACGACAGAATGTAGGGAGCGCACATCGAGCCCGGTCCGGTGAAAGTTGCCAACACATAAGACGAAAAACCGTAATGTCCGGCAAGGTCAGCCAGGTCGGCCGCTGCGGCTTCGGCATTACCGCGGTTGGACACCTTCTCCGCAAACGCGAACACCTGGTTTAAATGTCCGTCCTGCATTCAGCGCTCCGAAAATTCCACCGGACTGCTACTGAGGAACCGTACTTCTGACCCATAAAGAAACAA encodes:
- a CDS encoding TerB family tellurite resistance protein — encoded protein: MLKSFKQFIREITLGDSGKKTFAEDDHRLAAAALLFHLTDVDGVIEDSEIRKLREILQNHYQLTDEETKELIDIAKVRDSEAVDLYGFTSVLKRRTDEAERLAIVEMMWEVVYADGHVHEFEDNTIWRVAELLGISTRDRMTLRRKVAKSAPEPEDD
- the pyc gene encoding pyruvate carboxylase, whose translation is MAIGKILVANRSEIAIRVFRAANELGLKTVAIFAEQDKLALHRFKADEAYQVGQGLGPIEAYLAIDEIIRVAKTAKVDAIHPGYGFLSESPEFAEACEAAGIIFIGPKPETMRSLGNKVAARNLAIEAGVPVMPATDPLPDDMEEVKQLAAEIGYPVMLKASWGGGGRGMRVIPDEATLMRDVVAAKREARAAFGKDEIYLEKLVQRARHVEVQILGDGQGGLVHLFERDCSIQRRHQKVVERAPAPYLDEAKRQELCGYGLKIGGQVNYRGAGTIEFLMDADTGAVYFIEVNPRVQVEHTVTEEVTGIDIVKAQIQIAGGAKIGTPESGVPAQENIRLNGHALQCRITTEDPDQNFIPDYGRITAYRGATGFGIRLDGGTAYSGAVITRFYDPLLEKVTAWAPTAEEACKRMDRALREFRIRGVATNLVFLENIIDHPDFRSNTYTTRFIDDTPALFEQTRRKDRATKLLTYIADVSVNGHPETRSRARPPKDAALPVVPVYGDDKPEGTRQLLDRLGPKGFADWMKAETRTLVTDTTMRDGHQSLLATRMRTHDIVRIADAYASGLPQLFSLECWGGATFDVAMRFLTESPWERLRLIREKAPNILLQMLLRGSNGVGYTNYPDNVVKFFVAQAAENGVDLFRVFDCLNWVENMRVSMDAVVEANKLCEGVLCYTGDMLDSARPKYDLKYYVGLAKELEAAGAHILGLKDMAGLLKPEAARILVKALKEETSLPIHFHTHDTSGIAAASVLAAVEAGVDAVDAAMDALSGLTSQPCLGSIVEALRGGERDTGLDPQTIREISFYWEAVRTQYRGFESDLRSGASEVYLHEMPGGQFTNLKEQARSLGLETRWHEVAQAYADANMMFGDIVKVTPSSKVVGDMALMMVSQGLTVADVEDPDKDVAFPDSAVKMLHGDLGQPPGGWPKKIQDKVLKGETPITVRPGSLLEQADLDAERAKAAEATGRDMDDADLAAYLMYPKVFTDFEKAQQQYGPTSVLPTPVYFYGLEAGDEILVDLEPGKTMVVRCQTFGETDEKGEQKVFFELNGQPRIIKVPDRVHGAAGSAAMRKAEAGNEAHVGAPMPGVISSVTVKSGQTVSAGDVLLSIEAMKMETALHAERDGTISEVLVSPGAQIDAKDLLVVYSD
- a CDS encoding di-heme oxidoredictase family protein, which codes for MTSNKWCAPFLAAVFALGATIGSANAKDVLVHRDDLTPKDRERVSRVVHPATDFSKPEMFEPMSGGAATSTKLINRDAFSHSSANITFEEEQTFKVGNGLFKKMWTSSPSSTQASDGLGPLYNARSCQGCHLKDGRGRPPRDGEDAVSLFLRLSIPPQNAEQEAALASKAELRIPEPTYGGQFQTFAVTGLPGEGRFDIELEEIEVPLNGGEVAVLQKPTYKVRDLGFGPMHPDTMISPRVAPPMIGMGLLQAIHPGDIEALADPDDEDGDGISGKVSRVRDHRTGEMTIGRFGWKASNPTVRAQAGDAFSGDIGISTPDRPDPYGDCTEAQTACRKMPTGVQAKLGDTEAPDPVLDLVTFYSENLAVPARRDFDDPVVLRGKELFHEIGCISCHNPKFVTSRKAENKAHRFQLIWPYSDMLLHDMGEGLSDHRPVGDASGSEWRTPPLWGIGLTKTVNDHTRFLHDGRARNLLEAVLWHGGEAQPARDQVVELDPDDRTALIRFLESL
- a CDS encoding DNA helicase, producing MRLSAPVYVLKRKARLLSRDAKIPLHAALDRIAASEGVESWSLLSARLAAASPAAKLYPKLSPGDLVLIGARPGQGKTLLSLELAVEAMKQGNRTTFFTLEYTQIHVLDRFRAIGVDPNRFESLFDLDMSDAISADHIIDRMAGAPSGNLAIVDYLQLLDQKREHPDLMRQVRALKAFAEKSGTIFVAISQIDRSYELSARTCPDLEDVRLPNPLDLSLFTKTCFLHEGEVNFRTAG
- a CDS encoding glutamine amidotransferase — encoded protein: MRLETFADSSRPKILIILHQEHSSPGRVGQELIRRGFALDIRKPRFGDTLPDTMAGHAGAVIFGGPMSANDPDAFVTREIDWIKVPLRENAPFLGICLGAQMMVKQLGGTVAGHRDGLVEIGYYPLRPTATGKALMDDWPTKAYQWHSEGFDKPAGCELLATNPTYPNQAIRYGSNAYGIQFHPELTHSMLVRWTTRGAPRMVLPGAQQRRDHFAGRYVYDQAVRRWLDRFLDLWIGRADGADRSPIQAAAE
- a CDS encoding LuxR family transcriptional regulator, producing MQDGHLNQVFAFAEKVSNRGNAEAAAADLADLAGHYGFSSYVLATFTGPGSMCAPYILSSGWDPEWESRYLRKNYIRHDPVIARATRRVEPFLWADTRNDEDVTPEGLRILDEARTFKMNDGVLMPIHGPQGLIGSLMFGGERADLTPDDLRALHLAGMCAYSHVMDLAKPEMPQSSAEFGLTAREAECLKWSAAGLTSGGIADRLGISRHTVDWYLKEASRKLGAANRPHAVALAFRHGIIG
- a CDS encoding imelysin family protein — encoded protein: MKSLKYGLMAAAAFITLPALAATPEDVLKTYGDVAEAAYSDSLASAKDLQAAVDALIANPSDETLAAARTAWIKARNPYQQTEAYRFGNALVDDWEGKVNAWPLDEGLIDYVDVSYGDSSEENAFYVANVIANPTLKVGGETIDATEITPALLADQLQEAGEVEANVATGYHAIEFLLWGQDLNGTDAGAGNRPATDFDPANCTGGNCERRIQYLKAATALLITDLEEMVAAWAPDGAARADLSGKGEAGGLATILTGMGSLSYGELAGERIKLGLMLHDPEEEHDCFSDNTHMSHYNDVVGIRNVYFGTYKSFDGKNDVSGASLAEMVAAKDPALAEEMKAKLDASLAAFEAMKARAEGGEAYDQMIGEGNDEGNAVVQAAVDALVDQTKSIERVVKALDLEEIAFEGSDSLDNPNAVFQ